A window from Candidatus Methylomirabilota bacterium encodes these proteins:
- a CDS encoding tetratricopeptide repeat protein, whose protein sequence is RHFLPAALALGDAHEAVGERREAVRAWERAAEVQPALPLLARLERAYREEGRPSRMIALYRGAIDRAPDDLSLAVALGRVFFELEMLDEAADELEKVEVRAPDLPAVHAFLGAVFERRGETREAFAEYRRALQLAQGFDWPHRCAACGATAPTWQDRCPRCRRWNTLRPAHR, encoded by the coding sequence CCGCCACTTCCTGCCCGCGGCCCTGGCGCTCGGCGACGCCCACGAGGCGGTGGGCGAGCGCCGCGAAGCCGTCCGCGCGTGGGAGCGGGCCGCGGAGGTCCAGCCCGCGCTGCCGCTCCTCGCGCGGCTCGAGCGCGCCTACCGCGAGGAGGGGCGCCCGAGCCGGATGATCGCGCTCTACCGCGGGGCGATCGACCGGGCGCCCGACGACCTGTCGCTCGCCGTCGCGCTCGGGCGCGTCTTCTTCGAGCTCGAGATGCTCGACGAGGCCGCCGACGAGCTCGAGAAGGTCGAGGTCCGGGCGCCCGACCTCCCGGCCGTCCACGCCTTCCTGGGCGCGGTGTTCGAGCGGCGCGGCGAGACCCGTGAGGCGTTCGCCGAGTACCGGCGCGCCCTCCAGCTCGCCCAGGGGTTCGACTGGCCGCACCGCTGCGCGGCGTGCGGCGCCACGGCGCCGACCTGGCAAGACCGCTGCCCGCGCTGCCGCCGCTGGAACACGCTGCGCCCCGCGCACCGCTGA
- a CDS encoding ComF family protein codes for MKTVATALLDLVFPALCPVCQTRLGAGRRDPLCGGCWDAIERIAPPYCDACGAPGPPRCASCAAAPPAWDYARSAARYAGPLREALHAFKFAGRRALARPLADLLVEECLPALPPGIAAVVPVPLGWERERERGFNQARLLAERVAGRLGVPLRPRWTVRVRATPPQSDLAAAERRANVRGAFRASAAAAGRHVLVVDDVFTTGATLGECATALRDAGAARIGLLTVARVL; via the coding sequence GTGAAGACGGTCGCCACCGCCCTCCTGGACCTCGTCTTTCCCGCGCTCTGTCCGGTCTGCCAGACCCGCCTGGGCGCCGGCCGGCGCGATCCCCTCTGCGGGGGATGCTGGGACGCGATCGAGCGCATCGCGCCGCCCTACTGCGACGCGTGCGGCGCGCCGGGGCCGCCGCGCTGCGCGTCCTGCGCCGCGGCGCCGCCCGCGTGGGACTACGCGCGTAGCGCCGCGCGCTACGCCGGCCCGCTGCGCGAAGCGCTCCACGCGTTCAAGTTCGCGGGGCGGCGCGCGCTCGCGCGGCCGCTGGCCGACCTCCTGGTCGAGGAGTGTCTTCCCGCGCTGCCTCCGGGCATCGCCGCGGTCGTCCCGGTGCCGCTCGGGTGGGAGCGCGAGCGGGAGCGTGGCTTCAACCAGGCGCGCCTCCTGGCCGAGCGCGTGGCGGGGCGCCTCGGCGTCCCGCTCCGTCCACGCTGGACGGTCCGGGTGCGCGCGACCCCGCCGCAGAGCGACCTCGCCGCGGCGGAGCGGCGGGCGAACGTCCGGGGGGCGTTCCGCGCGTCGGCCGCGGCCGCCGGGCGGCACGTGCTCGTCGTGGACGACGTCTTCACCACCGGCGCGACGCTCGGCGAGTGCGCGACGGCGCTCCGCGACGCCGGCGCGGCCCGTATCGGGCTCCTGACAGTTGCCCGCGTCCTCTGA
- the gap gene encoding type I glyceraldehyde-3-phosphate dehydrogenase, with protein MSIRVGVNGFGRIGRVFFRTALEASDIEVVGVNDLADAKTLAHLLKHDSVHGTLAADVQAKGEAIFVNGREVRVCAQKDPAALPWKELGVDVVVESTGIFRDTATASKHLQAGAKKVVITAPAKDPDATIVLGVNEQTYDPVKHRIISNASCTTNCLATTVKVLDDAFGVTRGFASTVHSYTNDQPVHDFPHKDLRRARAAAVSMIPTTTGAATAVGLVLPKLKGKLDGIAIRVPTANVSVVDLVAELAKPATVAAVNDAFRAAAAGPLRGILDATDEELVSCDFNGNPHSSIVDLPSTALVDGNLIKVLAWYDNEWGYSSRVRDLIRFIGKTL; from the coding sequence ATGAGCATTCGAGTCGGCGTCAACGGATTCGGCCGGATCGGGCGCGTCTTCTTCCGCACCGCCCTCGAGGCGAGCGACATCGAGGTGGTCGGCGTCAACGACCTGGCGGACGCCAAGACGCTCGCGCACCTGCTGAAGCACGACTCGGTCCACGGCACGCTCGCGGCCGACGTGCAGGCGAAGGGCGAGGCGATCTTCGTGAACGGGCGCGAGGTCCGCGTCTGCGCCCAGAAGGATCCGGCGGCGCTGCCGTGGAAGGAGCTCGGGGTGGACGTCGTCGTCGAGTCCACCGGCATCTTCCGCGACACCGCGACCGCCTCGAAGCACCTCCAGGCCGGGGCGAAGAAGGTCGTCATCACGGCCCCGGCGAAGGATCCCGACGCCACGATCGTCCTCGGCGTCAACGAGCAGACCTACGACCCCGTGAAACACCGGATCATCTCGAACGCGTCCTGCACCACGAACTGCCTGGCCACGACGGTGAAGGTGCTGGACGATGCGTTCGGCGTGACGCGCGGCTTCGCCTCGACCGTGCACTCGTACACGAACGACCAGCCCGTGCACGACTTCCCGCACAAGGACCTCCGGCGGGCGCGCGCCGCGGCGGTGAGCATGATCCCGACGACGACGGGGGCGGCGACCGCGGTGGGCCTCGTGCTGCCGAAGCTCAAGGGCAAGCTCGACGGCATCGCGATCCGCGTGCCGACCGCCAACGTCTCCGTGGTGGACCTCGTCGCCGAGCTCGCCAAGCCCGCGACCGTCGCCGCGGTGAACGACGCCTTCCGCGCGGCCGCGGCGGGCCCGCTCCGGGGCATCCTCGACGCCACGGACGAGGAGCTGGTCTCCTGCGACTTCAACGGCAACCCGCACTCGTCCATCGTGGACCTGCCGTCCACGGCGCTCGTCGACGGCAACCTGATCAAGGTCCTCGCCTGGTACGACAACGAGTGGGGGTACTCCAGCCGCGTGCGCGACCTGATCCGGTTCATCGGCAAGACGCTGTAG
- a CDS encoding phosphoglycerate kinase, with protein MPKLTLEQLDLAGKRVFLRADLNVPLAEGGIADDTRLRAVLPTIRYALKAGAAVVLASHLGRPKGRDPRYSLRPVGERLAALLGQAVELAPDCVGPETAARARALAPGDVLLLENLRFHPGEEKNDDAFARELAALADCYVNDAFAAAHRAHASIDAITRHLRPAAAGLLMRRELDALGRILEAPARPLVAILGGAKVSDKLALVGHLLERVDALLIGGAMAFTFLQALGHAVGRSLVEAGRVETARGALETARRRGVRVGLPVDALVAEGLDSPSGRAVGVREIPPDLMGLDIGPRTAEAFAAELRTARTIAWNGPMGVFEKAPFAGGTLAVARAVAAAPAFSVVGGGDTIAAVAQAGVADRIGYVSTAGGAFLEYLEGRKLPGVEALAEAA; from the coding sequence TTGCCGAAGCTCACGCTCGAGCAGCTGGACCTCGCGGGCAAGCGCGTCTTCCTCCGCGCCGACCTCAACGTCCCGCTCGCGGAGGGCGGGATCGCGGACGACACCCGGCTCCGGGCGGTGCTTCCTACGATCCGGTACGCGCTGAAGGCCGGCGCCGCGGTCGTCCTCGCCTCCCACCTGGGCCGGCCGAAGGGCCGGGACCCGCGGTACTCGCTGCGGCCCGTCGGCGAGCGCCTCGCGGCGCTCCTGGGCCAGGCGGTCGAGCTTGCCCCCGACTGCGTCGGGCCCGAGACCGCCGCGCGCGCGCGGGCGCTCGCGCCGGGCGACGTCCTGCTCCTGGAGAACCTCCGGTTCCATCCCGGGGAGGAGAAGAACGACGACGCGTTCGCCCGCGAGCTCGCCGCGCTCGCCGACTGCTACGTGAACGACGCGTTCGCCGCCGCGCACCGGGCGCACGCCTCGATCGACGCGATCACGCGCCACCTCCGGCCCGCCGCGGCCGGGCTGCTCATGCGGCGGGAGCTCGACGCGCTCGGCAGGATCCTCGAGGCGCCGGCCCGGCCGCTCGTGGCGATCCTCGGCGGCGCGAAGGTCTCGGACAAGCTCGCGCTCGTCGGCCACCTGCTCGAGCGGGTGGACGCCCTCCTGATCGGCGGCGCCATGGCCTTCACGTTCCTCCAGGCGTTGGGCCACGCGGTGGGGCGCTCGCTCGTCGAGGCCGGCCGCGTCGAGACGGCGCGCGGCGCGCTCGAGACGGCGCGGCGGCGCGGCGTCCGCGTCGGGCTGCCCGTGGACGCGCTCGTCGCCGAGGGCCTCGACAGCCCGTCGGGCCGCGCGGTCGGCGTGCGCGAGATCCCGCCCGACCTCATGGGCCTCGACATCGGCCCGCGCACGGCGGAGGCGTTCGCGGCCGAGCTGCGCACGGCGCGGACGATCGCGTGGAACGGGCCCATGGGCGTCTTCGAGAAGGCGCCGTTCGCCGGCGGCACGCTCGCGGTCGCGCGCGCCGTGGCCGCGGCCCCCGCGTTCTCGGTCGTCGGCGGCGGCGACACGATCGCCGCGGTCGCCCAGGCCGGCGTGGCCGACCGCATCGGCTACGTCTCGACGGCGGGCGGCGCGTTCCTCGAGTACCTCGAGGGGCGGAAGCTCCCGGGCGTCGAGGCGCTGGCGGAGGCCGCGTGA
- the tpiA gene encoding triose-phosphate isomerase, whose translation MRTPLVIGNWKMNGAVAESKALAGALREGLKRPRGVQVVVCPPFTALAAVGEILAGGPILLGAQTCHHEPSGAHTGEIAPPMLVELGCRYVLLGHSERRREIGESDELINKKVRGALAHGLTPVLCVGETADERRQGLTFPTVEGQLRAGLAGLAPDQLDKATLAYEPVWAIGTGVNATAGQAAEVHGYLRGLVAELASKEIAQAARILYGGSVNAENAEGLVAEVEIDGALVGGASLSAPTFITIVRKAARGGAASKE comes from the coding sequence GTGAGGACGCCGCTCGTCATCGGCAACTGGAAGATGAACGGCGCCGTCGCGGAGTCGAAGGCGCTCGCCGGCGCGCTCCGCGAGGGCCTCAAGCGCCCGCGCGGCGTGCAGGTGGTCGTCTGCCCGCCGTTCACGGCGCTCGCGGCGGTCGGGGAGATCCTCGCCGGCGGGCCGATCCTCCTCGGCGCGCAGACCTGCCACCACGAGCCGTCGGGCGCCCACACGGGCGAGATCGCGCCGCCGATGCTCGTGGAGCTCGGCTGCCGCTACGTGCTGCTCGGCCACTCCGAGCGCCGGCGGGAGATCGGGGAGTCCGACGAGCTGATCAACAAGAAAGTCCGCGGCGCGCTCGCGCACGGCCTCACGCCGGTGCTCTGCGTCGGCGAGACCGCCGACGAGCGGCGGCAGGGGCTCACGTTCCCGACGGTCGAGGGCCAGCTCCGCGCCGGGCTCGCCGGCCTGGCGCCGGACCAGCTCGACAAGGCCACCCTCGCCTACGAGCCCGTCTGGGCGATCGGCACGGGTGTCAACGCGACCGCCGGCCAGGCGGCCGAGGTGCACGGCTACCTCCGCGGGCTCGTCGCCGAGCTCGCGTCGAAGGAGATCGCGCAGGCGGCCCGGATCCTCTACGGCGGCAGCGTCAACGCCGAGAACGCCGAGGGGCTCGTCGCCGAGGTCGAGATCGACGGCGCGCTCGTCGGGGGCGCCAGCCTGAGCGCGCCGACGTTCATCACGATCGTCAGGAAGGCGGCGCGCGGCGGCGCGGCGTCGAAGGAGTGA
- the secG gene encoding preprotein translocase subunit SecG, with amino-acid sequence MHIALIVVHVLACFAIMGIVLLQAGKGADIGSAFGGAGTQAVFGSMGTPTILGKITTVIAIVFTLTSFSLALMGGERGGSVVREAPSAPAAPAPSVPAPAAPAPAAPAPPVAPR; translated from the coding sequence ATGCACATCGCGCTGATCGTCGTCCACGTCCTCGCGTGCTTCGCGATCATGGGCATCGTGCTCCTCCAGGCGGGCAAGGGCGCCGACATCGGCTCCGCGTTCGGCGGCGCCGGCACGCAGGCGGTCTTCGGCTCGATGGGGACGCCGACGATCCTCGGGAAGATCACGACCGTGATCGCGATCGTCTTCACGCTGACCTCGTTCAGCCTCGCCCTGATGGGCGGCGAGCGCGGGGGCTCGGTCGTGCGCGAGGCCCCGTCCGCGCCGGCCGCCCCGGCACCGAGCGTCCCGGCCCCGGCCGCGCCGGCCCCCGCGGCGCCCGCGCCGCCCGTAGCGCCGCGCTGA
- a CDS encoding peptide-binding protein translates to MRPAAAVPALALAVALAVAACGGEADSAVDQGVGRPGDTPAHGDTFIEALTGNISGLIPNVLTDSPSFEVGSLIYNGLVTRDRDLNLVGELAESWKFSRDCLDLTLTLRRNARWHDGRPFTAADVIFTYETMINPKTPTAYREDFKAVESVEAPAPYTVHVRYKQPYAKALQSWGIWMLPRHLLEPYVREGKLREAPQNRTSPVGTGAYRFREWKPGEKVVLVANPDYFEGQPYISRVVYRIIPSQATIFLELKARGVDAAGLTALQFKRQTEYPAFRKAYHKYEYPANAYTYLGFNLKDPRFADRRVRQAIAHAIDKQELIDGVLLGLGRDATGPYKPGTWAHNPNVKRYPHDMAKARALLAEAGWKANDDGVLVDTHGQPFAFELLTNQGNDERKKVAEIVQASLKDLGIHVDIRVIEWASFLKEYIKKRRFDAIILGWGIGLDPDQYEIWHSSKTGPDELNHISYTNPEVDALLEQGRRSCRQAERKTYYDRLQAILAEDQPIVFLYFRDALPVVSSRVRGIVPAPNGIRYNFNEWYVPKHLQRYTAG, encoded by the coding sequence GTGAGACCGGCCGCCGCCGTCCCAGCCCTGGCGCTCGCGGTCGCCCTCGCCGTCGCGGCGTGCGGCGGCGAGGCCGACAGCGCCGTCGACCAGGGCGTCGGCCGCCCGGGCGACACGCCCGCCCACGGCGACACCTTCATCGAGGCGCTGACCGGCAACATCTCGGGCCTGATCCCGAACGTGCTGACCGACAGCCCGTCGTTCGAGGTCGGCTCGCTGATCTACAACGGCCTCGTGACGCGCGATCGCGACCTCAACCTCGTGGGCGAGCTCGCGGAGTCATGGAAGTTCAGCCGGGACTGCCTCGACCTCACCCTCACCCTGCGCCGGAACGCGCGCTGGCACGACGGCCGGCCCTTCACCGCCGCGGACGTCATCTTCACGTACGAGACGATGATCAACCCCAAGACGCCGACCGCGTACCGCGAGGACTTCAAGGCGGTCGAGTCCGTCGAGGCGCCGGCCCCGTACACCGTGCACGTCCGCTACAAGCAGCCCTACGCGAAGGCCCTGCAGAGCTGGGGAATCTGGATGCTGCCCCGGCACCTGCTCGAGCCGTACGTGCGCGAGGGCAAGCTTCGCGAGGCGCCCCAGAACCGCACGAGCCCGGTCGGCACGGGCGCGTACCGGTTCCGCGAGTGGAAGCCCGGCGAGAAGGTGGTGCTCGTCGCCAACCCCGACTACTTCGAGGGCCAGCCGTACATCTCGCGCGTCGTGTACCGCATCATCCCGAGCCAGGCGACGATCTTCCTCGAGCTGAAGGCCAGAGGCGTCGACGCGGCGGGGCTCACCGCGCTGCAGTTCAAGCGCCAGACCGAGTACCCCGCCTTCCGCAAGGCGTACCACAAGTACGAGTACCCGGCGAACGCCTATACCTATCTCGGCTTCAACCTGAAGGACCCGCGCTTCGCCGACCGGCGCGTGCGGCAGGCGATCGCGCACGCCATCGACAAGCAGGAGCTGATCGACGGCGTGCTGCTCGGCCTCGGGCGCGACGCCACGGGCCCCTACAAGCCCGGGACGTGGGCCCACAACCCGAACGTCAAGCGTTACCCGCACGACATGGCGAAGGCGCGCGCGCTGCTCGCGGAGGCGGGGTGGAAGGCGAACGACGACGGCGTGCTCGTGGACACGCACGGCCAGCCGTTCGCGTTCGAGCTCCTGACGAACCAGGGGAACGACGAGCGCAAGAAGGTCGCGGAGATCGTCCAGGCCTCGCTGAAAGACCTCGGCATCCACGTGGACATCCGTGTGATCGAGTGGGCGTCCTTCCTCAAGGAGTACATCAAGAAGCGCCGGTTCGACGCGATCATCCTCGGCTGGGGCATCGGGCTCGACCCCGACCAGTACGAGATCTGGCACTCGTCGAAGACCGGGCCGGACGAGCTCAACCACATCTCCTACACGAACCCCGAGGTGGACGCGTTGCTCGAGCAGGGGCGGCGGTCGTGCCGGCAGGCGGAGCGCAAGACGTACTACGACCGGCTCCAGGCGATCCTCGCCGAGGACCAGCCGATCGTGTTCCTCTACTTCCGCGACGCGCTGCCCGTCGTCTCCTCGCGCGTCCGCGGCATCGTGCCGGCGCCGAACGGGATCCGGTACAACTTCAACGAGTGGTATGTGCCGAAGCACCTGCAGCGCTACACGGCGGGGTGA
- a CDS encoding ABC transporter permease: MFRYALRRLLLAFPLLIGITFVSFVVIHLAPGRPGEVVTGELSAESQKELWQMLEKEYGLDKPLHVQYWTWLGRLARLDFGRSFSPDARPVLQKIGERLPITLLLNIIEMLIIIAFAVPIGVLSATRQYSLFDKVTTVFVFVGFATPDFWLALLLMILFGVQLGWLPISGLRSLNWEYLSFWRQQWDFAGHLLLPIVVATFGGLAGFSRYMRQSMLEVIRQDYVQSARAKGLPERVVIGKHALRNAMLPVVTVLGLSLPGLIGGSVIVESIFAIPGMGQLMVQAVFERDYPVIMGNLVIVSTLTLGANLLADLTYSLVDPRIRVGARRGRR; encoded by the coding sequence ATGTTCCGGTACGCGCTCCGGCGTCTCCTCCTGGCGTTCCCCCTCCTGATCGGCATCACCTTCGTCTCCTTCGTCGTGATCCACCTGGCGCCGGGTCGCCCCGGCGAGGTGGTGACGGGCGAGCTGAGCGCCGAGTCGCAGAAGGAGCTGTGGCAGATGCTGGAGAAGGAGTACGGGCTCGACAAGCCGCTCCACGTCCAGTACTGGACCTGGCTCGGCCGGCTCGCCCGGCTCGACTTCGGCCGGTCGTTCTCGCCCGACGCGCGGCCCGTCCTCCAGAAGATCGGCGAGCGGCTCCCGATCACGCTGCTCCTCAACATCATCGAGATGCTGATCATCATTGCGTTCGCCGTCCCGATCGGCGTCCTCTCGGCGACGCGCCAGTACTCGCTGTTCGACAAGGTCACCACGGTCTTCGTCTTCGTCGGCTTCGCGACGCCCGACTTCTGGCTCGCGCTGCTCCTCATGATCCTCTTCGGCGTGCAGCTCGGGTGGCTGCCCATCTCGGGCCTGCGCTCGCTCAACTGGGAGTACCTGTCGTTCTGGCGCCAGCAGTGGGACTTCGCGGGCCACCTCCTCCTGCCGATCGTCGTCGCCACCTTCGGCGGGCTCGCCGGCTTCTCCCGCTACATGCGCCAGTCCATGCTCGAGGTCATCCGGCAGGACTACGTGCAGTCGGCGCGCGCCAAGGGGCTCCCGGAGCGCGTCGTGATCGGCAAGCACGCGCTCCGGAACGCGATGCTCCCGGTCGTGACCGTGCTGGGCCTGTCGCTGCCGGGGCTCATCGGCGGCAGCGTGATCGTGGAGTCCATCTTCGCGATCCCCGGGATGGGCCAGCTCATGGTCCAGGCGGTGTTCGAGCGCGACTACCCGGTGATCATGGGCAACCTCGTCATCGTCTCGACCCTCACGCTGGGCGCCAACCTCCTCGCCGACCTCACCTACAGCCTCGTCGATCCGCGGATCCGCGTCGGCGCGCGCCGGGGTCGACGGTGA
- a CDS encoding ABC transporter permease, with protein MRAFWKAFRRNRLALVGGVVVALLAALAILAPAIAPWDANRPDVKKILDAPSQIHPLGTDLLGRDVLSRMLYGARVSLAVGFVSVGIASLIGTMLGAAAGYNGGVVDGAIMRLVDLMLVFPRFFLLLAVLAFLRPSIWTIMAVIGLTGWMGVARLVRAEFLALKEREFVLWSQAVGASGFRVIWRHILPNAMAPVLVAMTLGIPAAILTESGLSFLGLGVQPPHASWGNILNEGKDAIEIGWWLSVYPGLAILVTVLSYNLLGEGIRDALDPRLRQSVGRIAARR; from the coding sequence GTGAGGGCGTTCTGGAAGGCGTTCCGCCGCAACCGCCTGGCGCTGGTCGGCGGGGTGGTCGTGGCCTTGCTCGCCGCGCTCGCGATCCTGGCGCCCGCGATCGCGCCGTGGGACGCCAACCGGCCCGACGTGAAGAAGATCCTCGACGCCCCGTCGCAGATCCACCCGCTCGGCACCGACCTGCTCGGCCGTGACGTGCTCTCGCGGATGCTCTACGGCGCGCGCGTGTCGCTCGCCGTGGGCTTCGTCTCCGTCGGCATCGCGTCGCTGATCGGCACCATGCTGGGCGCCGCCGCCGGCTACAACGGCGGCGTCGTGGACGGGGCCATCATGCGGCTCGTGGACCTCATGCTCGTGTTCCCGCGCTTCTTCCTGCTGCTCGCGGTCCTCGCCTTCCTGCGCCCGTCCATCTGGACGATCATGGCGGTCATCGGGCTCACGGGCTGGATGGGGGTCGCGCGCCTCGTGCGCGCCGAGTTTCTCGCGCTGAAGGAGCGCGAGTTCGTCCTCTGGTCGCAGGCGGTCGGCGCGAGCGGCTTCCGGGTCATCTGGCGCCACATCCTGCCGAACGCCATGGCGCCCGTGCTCGTCGCGATGACGCTCGGCATCCCGGCCGCGATCCTGACGGAGTCGGGCCTGTCCTTCCTCGGCCTCGGCGTCCAGCCGCCCCACGCGTCGTGGGGCAACATCCTGAACGAGGGCAAGGACGCGATCGAGATCGGCTGGTGGCTCTCCGTCTACCCCGGGCTCGCGATCCTCGTCACCGTGCTGTCCTACAACCTCCTCGGCGAGGGGATCCGCGACGCGCTCGATCCGCGGCTCCGGCAGAGCGTCGGGCGAATTGCCGCGCGCCGGTAG
- the lipA gene encoding lipoyl synthase produces the protein MTRSLPVIQPESLHEGRKPPWLKVRAPGGPNYMRLKHRMREWNLHSVCEEARCPNIGECWEEATATFMILGDVCTRNCGYCAIAHGRPTWEDREEPERLGRAVGELGLEYVVITSVNRDDLADGGAAHWAATIRAVHRHAPRCRVEALIPDFQGSGASLAAVLEARPEVLNHNTETVPSLYKYARHGGRYERVLELFRRARAWAPALPTKSGIILGLGEERDELVATLRDLREVGVSIVTLGQYLRPSAQHLPVARYYHPDEFAELAALGRALGFAHVESGPLVRSSYHAKRQTDAAGVGA, from the coding sequence ATGACGCGCTCCCTCCCGGTCATCCAGCCCGAGAGCCTCCACGAGGGGCGCAAGCCGCCGTGGCTCAAGGTGCGCGCGCCCGGCGGGCCGAACTACATGCGTCTCAAGCACCGCATGCGCGAGTGGAACCTCCACTCCGTCTGCGAGGAGGCGCGCTGCCCCAACATCGGCGAGTGCTGGGAGGAGGCGACCGCGACGTTCATGATCCTGGGCGACGTGTGCACGCGCAACTGCGGCTACTGCGCGATCGCGCATGGCCGGCCCACGTGGGAGGACCGCGAGGAGCCCGAGCGCCTCGGGCGCGCGGTCGGCGAGCTCGGCCTCGAGTACGTGGTGATCACCTCCGTCAACCGCGACGACCTCGCCGACGGCGGCGCGGCCCACTGGGCGGCGACGATCCGCGCGGTCCACCGGCACGCACCGCGCTGCCGGGTCGAGGCGCTGATCCCCGACTTCCAGGGGAGCGGGGCGTCGCTCGCGGCCGTGCTCGAGGCGCGGCCCGAGGTCCTGAACCACAACACGGAAACCGTTCCGAGTCTCTACAAGTACGCGCGTCACGGCGGCCGCTACGAGCGCGTGCTCGAGCTCTTCCGCCGCGCGCGCGCGTGGGCGCCGGCGCTGCCGACGAAGTCGGGGATCATCCTGGGGCTCGGCGAGGAACGGGACGAGCTGGTCGCGACGCTGCGTGATCTCCGCGAGGTCGGCGTCTCGATCGTGACGCTCGGCCAGTACCTGCGGCCCTCGGCGCAGCATCTGCCGGTCGCGCGCTATTACCACCCCGACGAGTTCGCCGAGCTCGCCGCGCTCGGGCGCGCGCTCGGCTTCGCGCACGTGGAGTCGGGCCCGCTCGTGCGCAGCTCGTACCACGCGAAGCGCCAGACGGACGCGGCGGGAGTAGGCGCGTGA
- the ndhC gene encoding NADH-quinone oxidoreductase subunit A, with protein MSAVTILMTFAFAALVTGALLGIPKLVAPRRLTPVKAEPFECGKDPIAIAEGRFAIKFSTVAIFFILIDIELLFIWPWALLYRRLGWFGFAEMMVFLAILMLGFLYIWRKGGLEWD; from the coding sequence GTGAGCGCCGTGACGATCCTCATGACCTTCGCCTTCGCCGCGCTCGTCACGGGCGCGCTGCTCGGGATCCCCAAGCTCGTGGCGCCGCGGCGGCTCACGCCGGTGAAGGCCGAGCCGTTCGAGTGCGGCAAGGACCCGATTGCCATCGCCGAGGGGCGCTTCGCGATCAAGTTCTCGACGGTCGCGATCTTCTTCATCCTGATCGACATCGAGCTCCTCTTCATCTGGCCCTGGGCGCTCCTCTACCGGCGGCTCGGCTGGTTCGGGTTCGCCGAGATGATGGTCTTCCTCGCCATCCTCATGCTCGGGTTCCTCTACATCTGGCGCAAGGGAGGGCTCGAGTGGGACTAG
- a CDS encoding NADH-quinone oxidoreductase subunit B gives MGLGTFFTSKIDGAIGWARKYSIFQYPFVTACCGMEYMATACSHYDIDRFGAGLPRFSPRQADVLFVVGTISHKMAPVLKRVYDQMTEPKWVVAFGVCTCTGGFYNNYATVQGIDTLIPVDVYIPGCPPRPESVIDGLMKLQDKIAAQAQRY, from the coding sequence GTGGGACTAGGCACGTTCTTCACGTCGAAGATCGACGGGGCCATCGGCTGGGCGCGGAAATACTCGATCTTCCAGTACCCGTTCGTCACCGCGTGCTGCGGCATGGAGTACATGGCGACGGCGTGCTCGCACTACGACATCGACCGCTTCGGCGCGGGGCTCCCGCGCTTCTCGCCGCGCCAGGCGGACGTGCTCTTCGTCGTCGGGACGATCAGCCACAAGATGGCGCCGGTCCTCAAGCGCGTCTACGACCAGATGACCGAGCCGAAGTGGGTCGTCGCGTTCGGCGTGTGCACGTGCACGGGCGGCTTCTACAACAACTACGCGACGGTCCAGGGGATCGACACGCTCATCCCGGTGGACGTCTACATCCCGGGCTGCCCGCCGCGCCCCGAGTCGGTCATCGACGGGCTCATGAAGCTCCAGGACAAGATCGCCGCGCAGGCCCAGAGGTACTAG
- a CDS encoding NADH-quinone oxidoreductase subunit C — MRGEPVMDGAAILDALRARFGAGVVEAHDHHGDHTAVVTRDALPGALAFCRDQPELAFDMLMDLTAVDYLKFPGREDGPRFEVVYHLYSVAHNHRVRIKTRVDEDDAVVTSAVPLWPIANWFEREVWDMFGVRFAGHPDPRRLLMYEEFVGHPLRKDYPIDRRQPLIGPAD, encoded by the coding sequence GTGCGAGGCGAGCCGGTGATGGACGGCGCGGCGATCCTGGATGCGCTCCGGGCGCGGTTCGGCGCCGGCGTGGTCGAGGCGCACGACCACCACGGCGATCACACCGCGGTCGTGACGCGCGACGCGCTGCCCGGCGCGCTCGCGTTCTGCCGCGACCAGCCCGAGCTCGCCTTCGACATGCTGATGGACCTCACCGCGGTCGACTACCTGAAATTCCCCGGGCGCGAGGACGGGCCGCGCTTCGAGGTCGTCTACCATCTCTACTCGGTGGCGCACAACCACCGCGTGCGTATCAAGACGCGGGTGGACGAGGACGACGCGGTCGTGACGAGCGCCGTCCCGCTCTGGCCGATCGCGAACTGGTTCGAGCGCGAGGTGTGGGACATGTTCGGGGTGCGCTTCGCCGGCCACCCGGACCCGCGGCGCCTCCTCATGTACGAGGAGTTCGTCGGTCACCCGCTGCGCAAGGACTACCCGATCGACCGGCGGCAGCCCCTGATCGGTCCCGCGGACTAG